In a genomic window of Methanosarcina horonobensis HB-1 = JCM 15518:
- a CDS encoding helix-turn-helix domain-containing protein, giving the protein MDSDENARRKKEWLEQLEREGKLTRNPTEDHKFGLKVLQNTLRREILVSLGSERISFEGIKEKFNLDDHMANFHLNMLEDALYIEKKEEEGKIFYIPTLRGEGYLENVESKK; this is encoded by the coding sequence ATGGACTCCGATGAGAATGCCAGAAGAAAAAAAGAGTGGCTAGAACAACTGGAACGTGAAGGTAAGTTGACGCGAAACCCAACAGAGGATCATAAATTCGGGCTTAAAGTCCTCCAGAATACCTTAAGAAGAGAAATTTTAGTCTCTCTCGGAAGTGAAAGGATATCCTTTGAGGGAATAAAAGAAAAATTCAACCTGGATGACCATATGGCAAATTTTCACCTCAATATGCTGGAAGATGCTCTTTATATCGAAAAAAAGGAAGAAGAAGGAAAGATATTTTATATTCCAACCCTTCGAGGAGAAGGTTATCTGGAAAATGTGGAATCGAAAAAATAA
- a CDS encoding glycosyltransferase family 2 protein, with protein MNNELIMGKNTRLTLNNGEIQDVKNTFSQNITVVLPAFNEEVSIGSIVLLTKHHCDNVIVVDDGSSDRTAAIARNAGAHVIVHEVNKGKGAALKTGFEAAAELGANIIVTMDSDGQHNPSDIPRLVAPIRDGYAEMVNGSRYLSHNDKNTPIYRRVGQTVLDTATNMNSGLRITDSQSGFRAFAASTKNIFRFNAQGMAIESEMLADAGRSGLRIKEVEIRVRYDVDCSTVGPIKHGLSVLFMVLKDIKFNKPLYYFTAPGLALDVGGLYIGAHFLYEFTPGRDLDFGPTMIMILLIIGTFMALTGILLHSVSAVTRKTKAA; from the coding sequence ATGAATAATGAACTGATTATGGGCAAGAACACTCGGTTAACACTAAATAATGGGGAAATTCAAGACGTAAAGAATACATTTTCTCAAAATATAACCGTGGTCCTCCCCGCTTTCAACGAGGAAGTCTCCATCGGCAGCATAGTCCTCCTTACGAAGCACCATTGTGACAACGTAATTGTGGTCGATGATGGCAGTTCAGATCGCACAGCTGCAATTGCCAGGAACGCAGGCGCCCACGTGATTGTACATGAGGTTAACAAAGGCAAAGGAGCAGCTCTCAAGACCGGATTTGAAGCCGCAGCCGAACTGGGTGCAAATATTATAGTAACTATGGACTCGGACGGCCAGCATAACCCCTCCGACATCCCAAGGCTGGTAGCCCCCATCAGAGACGGCTATGCTGAAATGGTCAACGGCAGCCGCTATTTAAGCCACAATGACAAAAACACACCCATTTACCGTCGTGTCGGCCAGACCGTTCTCGATACAGCCACAAATATGAACTCCGGCCTCAGAATAACAGATTCTCAGAGTGGGTTCCGTGCCTTTGCAGCTTCAACAAAAAATATCTTCCGCTTCAATGCCCAGGGCATGGCAATAGAAAGTGAGATGCTTGCCGACGCAGGCAGGTCCGGGCTGCGAATCAAGGAAGTAGAAATCAGAGTACGTTATGACGTTGACTGCTCAACTGTAGGTCCGATAAAACACGGTTTAAGTGTCCTTTTCATGGTTTTGAAAGACATTAAATTTAACAAGCCTCTTTATTATTTTACAGCACCTGGCCTTGCTCTTGATGTGGGAGGACTGTATATAGGGGCTCATTTTCTGTATGAATTTACCCCTGGCAGAGATCTGGATTTCGGGCCTACAATGATTATGATTTTACTTATTATAGGGACTTTTATGGCACTGACAGGAATATTGTTGCATTCGGTGTCTGCTGTTACGAGGAAAACGAAGGCGGCTTAA
- a CDS encoding glycosyltransferase, translating into MVIEILYLLSFLFIWQFVGYPAFTAVVSYFSKPCEKDYNYKPFVSILIATYNEESVIASRLKNLLELDYPRNKYEILVINSGSTDNTSSIVESFTNCPKFSNPSIKLIEEDERNGKASAINLGQKYARGDIILITDANSLYDRSALREIMPHFKDPSVGAVSGKYIVSNPYRALPASEAFYWEIESIMFSGESYLDSVSTVIGTISAWRKELMNFNKKTLSEDLDMTIQVRSKGYKIKYEPEATVYELSAITSEEQIKQRKRICIGTIQNFFLHIRFFLTYPSLFTYVIFPSHKMLTMFSPFVLLSILFLYAFSWDLKVIVFHLMISISVFILIFILLMFLKSGFIKNTKTKYKFSISATPKIVYYVLLNEYLILLAWFDFIFDNYSVLWERADSTRQDILTQEG; encoded by the coding sequence ATGGTCATAGAAATTTTGTATTTACTCTCATTTTTATTTATTTGGCAATTTGTGGGTTATCCTGCATTTACGGCTGTTGTTTCTTATTTTTCAAAGCCTTGCGAAAAGGATTACAATTACAAGCCTTTTGTTTCTATTCTTATAGCAACTTATAATGAAGAATCTGTTATCGCCAGTCGATTAAAGAATTTGCTTGAGTTAGATTATCCTAGAAATAAGTATGAAATTCTTGTCATAAATTCAGGTTCTACAGATAACACTTCATCAATAGTTGAAAGCTTTACGAACTGTCCGAAGTTTTCCAATCCATCTATTAAACTGATTGAAGAAGATGAGAGAAATGGCAAGGCGTCAGCGATTAACCTTGGCCAGAAATATGCCAGGGGTGATATCATTCTGATTACTGATGCAAATTCACTTTATGATAGATCTGCCCTTAGAGAAATAATGCCGCATTTTAAAGACCCTTCAGTTGGTGCTGTAAGCGGGAAGTACATCGTCTCAAACCCATATAGGGCTCTTCCGGCTTCAGAGGCTTTTTACTGGGAAATCGAATCCATCATGTTTTCAGGCGAATCATATCTGGATTCGGTTTCTACAGTAATAGGTACAATAAGTGCATGGAGGAAGGAGCTAATGAATTTCAACAAAAAAACGTTATCCGAAGATCTGGATATGACAATTCAGGTTCGATCCAAAGGCTATAAAATTAAGTATGAGCCTGAAGCAACAGTTTATGAACTATCTGCAATCACATCCGAGGAACAGATTAAGCAGAGAAAGCGAATATGTATTGGAACTATCCAAAATTTCTTCCTGCACATTCGCTTCTTTTTGACTTACCCCAGTTTATTTACATATGTTATTTTTCCGTCTCATAAAATGCTAACAATGTTTTCTCCATTTGTGCTTTTATCTATCCTGTTCCTGTATGCTTTTAGCTGGGATTTGAAGGTCATAGTTTTTCATTTAATGATTAGCATAAGTGTTTTCATCTTAATTTTTATTTTACTAATGTTTTTAAAATCGGGATTTATAAAAAACACTAAAACGAAGTATAAATTCTCTATCTCAGCTACTCCAAAAATTGTTTATTATGTTTTGTTGAACGAGTATCTTATACTACTTGCATGGTTTGATTTCATCTTCGATAATTATTCCGTATTATGGGAGCGTGCAGATTCAACCCGTCAGGATATTTTAACTCAGGAAGGTTAA
- a CDS encoding helix-turn-helix domain-containing protein gives MKLVLDEEEILVLECIKAAHVDCGFHIRDVIKRAKSGYGISRSTVYEIVGYFEFHGLIKTNKSGCRELDQNIPYFITCQRCGKETPGNESVKENGRAICEDCYLEEHQKIKFADPMAVRSMKLFRKQHGLVGTEGLTELQKEIFDFILEEGGVTPEKISQLFGLTLQETMNQLAILRHCELVKGRKLGDEIYVVPFDS, from the coding sequence ATGAAACTTGTACTGGACGAAGAAGAGATTTTGGTCCTAGAATGCATCAAAGCAGCTCATGTAGACTGCGGTTTCCATATTCGTGATGTAATCAAAAGGGCAAAATCAGGGTACGGGATATCCAGATCAACAGTTTATGAAATAGTGGGCTACTTTGAGTTCCATGGTCTGATAAAAACAAATAAGTCAGGTTGTAGGGAGCTAGATCAAAATATTCCCTATTTTATAACATGTCAGAGATGCGGCAAAGAAACTCCGGGAAATGAATCCGTTAAAGAAAACGGTAGGGCAATATGTGAAGATTGTTATCTGGAAGAGCACCAAAAAATCAAATTTGCAGACCCTATGGCGGTGCGTTCCATGAAACTCTTCAGAAAGCAGCATGGGCTGGTAGGGACAGAAGGACTTACAGAATTGCAAAAAGAAATCTTTGATTTCATTCTGGAAGAAGGGGGAGTTACACCCGAAAAAATCTCACAACTTTTTGGACTCACACTTCAGGAAACGATGAACCAGCTTGCAATATTAAGACATTGTGAGTTGGTGAAAGGACGGAAGCTTGGGGATGAAATTTACGTTGTACCTTTTGATTCTTAA
- a CDS encoding glycosyltransferase, translated as MALTIDAMPAYNESESVANVILDCRKYVDKVVVVDDGILDNTIELTESLSAYVDHHETNKGHGEALKNCFEIACKLEAHSMIIIDSNS; from the coding sequence ATGGCTTTAACAATCGATGCAATGCCAGCTTATAACGAATCCGAATCAGTCGCGAACGTAATTCTGGACTGCAGAAAATACGTCGACAAAGTAGTTGTAGTCGATGACGGTATCTTGGATAACACTATCGAGCTCACTGAATCCTTAAGTGCCTACGTAGACCATCATGAAACAAATAAAGGCCACGGTGAAGCTCTCAAAAACTGTTTTGAAATAGCCTGCAAACTCGAAGCACATTCCATGATTATTATAGATTCCAATAGCTAG
- a CDS encoding ferredoxin domain-containing protein, with product MKLNPEIESIETLAKIILTAARTAPKGKGIDDIVTCLLSSEEKSELASRMEELSEIKDLKFFIRDANNVSDADAIVLIGLKASGVAGLDCGACGFETCKKMLEYEKVQKEFFGPQCMIKYLDLGIAVGSAAAKAKDLCIDNRVLYSAGATACYFKMIDADVAMGLPLSVKGKNIFFDRESTRKVEK from the coding sequence ATGAAACTGAACCCTGAAATCGAATCTATTGAAACGCTTGCAAAAATTATTCTTACCGCAGCCAGGACAGCCCCAAAGGGTAAAGGGATCGATGATATTGTGACCTGCCTCCTTTCTTCTGAAGAGAAATCCGAACTTGCCAGCAGGATGGAAGAACTGAGCGAGATTAAGGACCTTAAGTTTTTCATCAGGGATGCAAATAATGTAAGTGATGCGGATGCGATTGTCCTGATCGGCCTGAAAGCCTCCGGAGTAGCCGGCCTTGACTGCGGAGCCTGCGGATTTGAGACCTGCAAAAAGATGCTTGAATATGAGAAAGTACAGAAGGAGTTCTTCGGTCCTCAGTGCATGATCAAGTACCTTGACCTGGGAATTGCTGTGGGCTCGGCTGCTGCAAAGGCAAAAGACCTCTGCATTGACAATCGTGTCCTTTATTCTGCAGGTGCTACAGCCTGTTACTTCAAAATGATAGATGCAGATGTAGCTATGGGGCTTCCTCTAAGTGTGAAAGGAAAAAACATCTTCTTTGATCGGGAGTCCACTAGAAAAGTTGAAAAATAA